TCAGGGCTTTCTGCATTTTGTCATTGGCTCTGTCTTTAATTTCATTTAACATTATTCTGCCTCCTCGATAATTGTTCCGATGGTTTCGCCGCGAACGGCTTTCAAAATATTTTCCGGCTGATCCAGACCGAAAACAAGGATTGGTATTTTATTATCCATACACAGGGTAATGGCTGTGGAATCCATAACCTTTAATCCCTGGTTAATAACATCAATGTAGGTCAGACGATCATATTTTTTAGCGTCTGGATTCACCTCTGGATCAGAGTCGTAGACCGCATCCACACTCTTGGCCAAAAGGATCATCTCTGCGTCTACCTCTGCTGCACGCAGCGCCGCTGTGGTGTCCGTCGTAAAGAAAGGATTGCCTGTGCCTGCTGCAAAGATAACTACGCGTTTTTTTTCCAGATGTCTGACTGCTTTACGGCGTATATAAGGTTCAGCCACTTCTTTCAT
The DNA window shown above is from Eubacterium limosum and carries:
- the pyrH gene encoding UMP kinase — its product is METKYKRIIIKLSGEALSGKVGFGIDPPTVQRICESVKEVFEQDVEIAIVVGGGNFWRGRFGEGMDKSTADYMGMLSTVINALALQDVLEQMGVPVRVQTAIEMKEVAEPYIRRKAVRHLEKKRVVIFAAGTGNPFFTTDTTAALRAAEVDAEMILLAKSVDAVYDSDPEVNPDAKKYDRLTYIDVINQGLKVMDSTAITLCMDNKIPILVFGLDQPENILKAVRGETIGTIIEEAE